A single genomic interval of Megalobrama amblycephala isolate DHTTF-2021 linkage group LG15, ASM1881202v1, whole genome shotgun sequence harbors:
- the LOC125247964 gene encoding NLR family CARD domain-containing protein 3-like, whose product MKKKADRIFEGKKENEAHLQAVYTELFITEGDMKDVNQEHEIMKIDEAFKKKKTQDKPIKCNDIFTELRKNNEEKIVLTKGVAGIGKTISVHKFILDWAEETTNQDIQCVFLLPFREINSIKDREFNLHEFLLKFYPQLTDLEKSKLYKECKLAFIFDGLDESRLDLNFESGILNNVEERSSVDVLFTSLVKGMLLPSALVWVTSRPTAANQIPPEYVGLFTEVRGFADQQKEEYFRKRITDETQASRIISHIKTSRSLYIMCHIPVFCWITATVLQNILKNNTENISTTLTEMYIHFLLIQMNMKSQKYDGKTERQRTKLLQSNKEMILKLAKLAFEQLKKENIVFSEEDLEVCGIDVSEDTEFTGMIAEIFKQEDGLHEEKVFCFVHLSVQEFLAAVHVFLCFLNKNMQELQFFFEDPKENIRLQELLEKAVDKAMKSERGHLDLFLRFLMGISLGSSQNLLKGLIRHTEDTRESITQTIEYIKQVQNENENISDEASVNLFYCLLELKDHSLYEEIQRYLSSDEHPGRKLSSSMCTVLIYILLMSEKVLDEFNPKRFTSSLNYKRLVPSVRCCRKALCVISVITV is encoded by the coding sequence ATGAAGAAGAAAGCAGATCGTATTTTTGAAGGcaagaaagaaaatgaagcaCATCTCCAGGCTGTTTACACAGAACTGTTCATCACAGAGGGAGATATGAAAGATGTCAATCAGGAACATGAGATTATGAAGATTGATGAGgctttcaagaaaaaaaaaacacaggacAAACCAATCAAATGCAATGATATATTTACTGAACTGAGGAAAAACAATGAGGAAAAGATTGTGCTGACCAAAGGAGTCGCTGGCATTGGAAAAACTATCTCTGTGCACAAGTTCATCCTGGACTGGGCAGAGGAAACAACCAATCAGGATATACAGTGTGTGTTCCTGCTTCCATTCCGAGAGATTAACAGTATTAAAGACAGAGAGTTCAATCTCCATGAGTTCCTGCTGAAATTTTATCCTCAGTTGACAGACCTGGAAAAATCAAAGTTATATAAGGAATGTAAACTTGCATTTATATTTGATGGACTTGATGAGAGTCGCCTGGATTTGAATTTTGAAAGCGGAATATTAAACAATGTTGAGGAAAGATCATCTGTAGATGTGCTGTTCACAAGTCTGGTCAAAGGGATGCTGCTTCCATCAGCACTTGTCTGGGTGACCTCACGACCaacagcagccaatcagatccctCCTGAGTATGTGGGTTTGTTCACAGAGGTGCGAGGATTCGCTGACCAACAGAAGGAAGAGTACTTCAGAAAGAGAATCACAGATGAGACTCAGGCCTCCAGAATCATCTCACACATTAAGACGTCTCGTAGTCTctacatcatgtgccacattCCTGTGTTCTGCTGGATCACTGCCACAGTACTTCAGAATATTCTTAAGAACAACACTGAGAACATCAGCACAACACTCACTGAAATGTACATTCACTTCCTGCTGATACAGATGAACATGAAAAGCCAGAAATATGATGGAAAAACAGAGAGACAACGTACAAAGCTCTTACAGTCAAATAAAGAAATGATTTTGAAGTTAGCCAAGCTAGCGTTTGAACAGTTGAAGAAGGAAAACATTGTGTTCTCTGAGGAAGATCTGGAAGTATGTGGTATTGATGTGAGTGAAGACACCGAGTTCACAGGAATGATCGCTGAGATCTTTAAGCAGGAAGATGGACTTCATGAAGAAAAGGTGTTCTGCTTTGTGCATCTGAGTGTTCAAGAGTTTCTCGCTGCAGTGCATGTGTTCCTCTGTTTCCTGAACAAGAACATGCAGGAgcttcagtttttctttgaagACCCAAAAGAAAACATCAGATTGCAGGAACTGCTAGAGAAGGCTGTTGATAAAGCCATGAAGAGTGAGAGAGGACATCTTGACCTGTTCCTGCGGTTTCTGATGGGAATTTCACTGGGATCCAGTCAAAACCTGCTCAAAGGCCTAATCAGACACACTGAAGACACCAGAGAGAGCATCACACAAACAATTGAATACATTAAACAAgtacaaaatgaaaatgagaatatTTCAGATGAAGCTTCTGTCAACCTATTCTACTGCTTACTTGAGCTCAAGGATCATTCATTATATGAGGAAATCCAGAGATACCTCAGTTCAGATGAACATCCAGGGAGAAAACTCTCATCTTCAATGTGCACAGTGCTGATCTACATACTCCTGATGTCAGAGAAGGTGCTGGATGAGTTCAACCCAAAGAGGTTCACGTCATCTTTAAACTACAAGAGACTTGTTCCATCTGTGAGATGCTGCAGAAAAGCCCTGTGTGTAATTTCAGTAATCACTGTTTAA